The uncultured Dysgonomonas sp. genome contains the following window.
CAATACATTGTTTGTTCTGTCTGTGCCACTATAGAAATCGGTAAAAAAAATGCAAGACAAATAAGTAAGACTATTAAGTTTTTATTGTTAATAGTTTGTTTCTTTTGTATTATCATTGTCTATTATTTGACCTTAAATGCGATATTCATAAAAGTCTTCTCGGATACTTCATAATCTGGTTTTATCCTATAGGACAATACTCCGCCATCATCTATTGTAACCTGTTCGAAGACATTATTGTCATAATATAAAACGAAGAATTCGAGTCGATTAGAATCATAAATTGGTAGAGTTGTAGCTGCTGGACTTTTGGTTGATGTGGTAAATTGTTCTTCGTATTTCTGATGCAACTGAATTTTGAAGAAGCCACTGGAGAAAGAGGGATCAGATTCGCTGAGTGGCAACATAATGGATGGCATGTAGAAAAATACATCGGTTTCAGGAATAAGGCGTACCCATTTTGAACCATTATTATAATAGAAGCCTTCAACGACATCTCCTTTAGGAGCTAAATTATACACAGTCATACCTTTTACGTGGGCTGATAGTGGAGTGCTTTCGTCTGTCGATTGTAGGTGTACACGAGGCATGAGTAATCCTTTGTTCGATGTTTCGTCTGCTTTGTTTTTCAGATCGAGTAAAGCTGATTCGTTTGGTGCTACATTACTTCCAATTGTGACCTGGGCAGATAATGTTGATAAAGCCTGAAGAAGTAAAAATAAGTTTAATAACAAAATTGGTGACAGCACTTTAGTATATAGCTTTGTTCTTATACTTTGATTTATTCTGTAAGTCATTTGTCTGTAAATAATGATGTTAGGTCTATTGTATCCTTGTGGGATAATATGCATTGTTTGTCTTTTTTTGTGGCCTAAAGTATTTCATTTCAATTAAATAAATTGAAATGTATAAAATGAAGCAATGTGATGAAATTAGTCTGATTGCAATTTTACTGATTATTCTGTAAGTGTAATTTTGTCAGTCAGCTTAACTGAGAATTCATCCTATTTCCAACTCTGTCCCTATTTTAATATATGTCTACATTATATTTATAGAGAGATACATAATTCGAGGTAAATATATCTTTTTTTATTAAAAGATTGTGTTAATAAGACGTGAAATATCAATAAATGATACTTGTTATTGTGTGTAAATGTTTGTTTTCGAGTTGGTTATGTTGTATTTTTTTTGATTATGGAGAGAGTATCTTATTTTTCAATAGGTGATATGCTTTATTTTAAGAATTGCTACTTTGACAAAGAAAATCACTATCTTTGCATTTATATATTGATTATATATTCTTTATCATCGGGGCTGACTGGCTTTGACAGCGAGATGAAATGGTTTGTAAGCATGCAGTGCATAGTCGGCTGGCACTATAATCTTAGACGTCACAAATTTAACTGGCAATAACAATTACGCTCTTGCTGCTTAATCGAAGTATAGTAGATATAGCTTAATCCTGGCACAGGTGCTAGGACAAGACATCACCCGGAAGCTGTGGCTTCGAAGCGTGCCGATAAGGTGGTGCAGGCAAATCGGAGATAGGATAGAGGAGGCTTCGGCCTTTATCTGAAATAAAGAAGCTAAGGTTTAGATTGGTGGCTTCGGTCTTGTCTACTCCCTACAATTAAAGCGAAGATAAGCATGTAGAAAGCAGATTAGTTCCTTGTTTGGACGAGGGTTCAATTCCCTCCAGCTCCACTTTAATGCTTTATTAATGAATGGTTGTAAATTAGTACTTTACAGCCATTTTTCAGTTTTTTTAGCGATTGCTTGCTTTTATTCTTAATGGCTAAAGCTTTTGCTGTTAAATTTTTTATATAGGTATTTGCAGTAGCTCCCTTGATTATAAAGTATTAATTCTTCACAAATTATCAATACTCTAACAAACCTTCAACCTTAGTCTTGATTTTCAAGTAACTCCAATGTTGCTATTACTGGTAAGTGATCTGATAATTGAATCACAGGCGTTTCAGCAGATATGATTTGCCATTTTGAATGGGGATAGCAGAAAATATAATCAATTTTTGATTTTGCATTCTTTGCGGGAGAGGTAAAATTCATGTTACTTACCTGTTTCCATTCTGACATGCATACACTTATTTCGTAAGAATCAGGTTTAGCATTGAAATCACCACACAGAACGATTGGATTTTTGTGTTTCAGCAAATCGCTGTTTAAAGAATCCACCTGAGCCAGACGGACTTCTGAGGTCGGGTAATCCAAGTGTGTAGAAACAAATGTAAATATATTGCCATCGGGCAATTCAATATCACTTACCAGATATGCTCGTTGCTCTTTTGAGCCTTCCGGCATTGGCAATAGAATTCGTTTAGCCGAAATATAGGGATATTTTGTTAATATACCGATTCCATAGTAACCTCCCATGTAAGGAATAGTTTTACCATACAGTGAGAGCATGCCTGTGCGAAAAGCCAGTTCGGAAATAAAGTTTTTCCCATTCTGATGTTGTGCACGTTCACGATATGTTTTCACATCGACTTCCTGAAGGGCGACGATATCCGGATTCTCTTTTTTTATGAATTCAGCCAGTTCTTCTAGCGATGCTAATTCGCCAAAACGAAGATTATAACTCATCACTTTTATTTGAGTCTGTTTCTGGGCGTTAACATTGTTAATATAGCCGTTCATTAAAATGAAACATACTAATAGAGTTTTGATTATTATATCCATTTTTATTTCACACTTAAATGTTTTATTGGATGTTCTTGTAATCTATTACAAATACAAAGTTATTGTAAATGTAGAGATTAAATATAACAAGCTGCCCCCAATAAGATTTTCACTAAACTTATCGGGGCAGCTATTATCTAACTTAAATAATTGACTTAATTATTGCAGAGGATAAGGACTATAAGGTATAATCTTAGAATCGTTATACATGGCACGTTGATCTTGCCGCGGGTAAATAATGTCGAGAGTCATTTCGTGATGTCCGTTCTCTTTGGTTACGACTTTCTTTATCCAACCAATTCCAAAGGCATAATTATCTACTACTGTAGGGGATGTTGTCGGGTGTGTATGATTGCCCCATCCGAATATAAATCCATCAATCTTACCGGGATTGAAGTTATCCCCAACCCTACGGCTTGCTTTTGGTATATTATAATTTTCTCCAACAATAATCGTTGTATATAAGTAAACTGTTATATCCGAATCATGTACTATCAAATCGATCTGACTTTTATTGAGGCTACCTCTGCGAGACGATAAAAACATATAGGTTAAAGTATTGAACCCCCATAAATAATCTTTCGACCTGTTGTAGTAATTAATGTCCGCTCCATAAGCATGCGGCGAAACCGGTTGTGCATTCGTATTATTTTTAGTCAAAACCCAGTCGATCCTATCCTGCTTAGTCTCTGCGATAGCCTTTCCGAATACAGGTATATCTTCATATAAAGCTATATAAGCGGAGTTGTCATCAGGGTCGGTTGACATAATCACATCGCGTAGTATGCGGGCTTTATAGTCAAAAGATTTAACAATAAACTCTTTAGAGACGGTAACCCCACCTTTGTTTTTAATTGTAAATTTGAAGGCCTGCAATTCGGTAGTCACAAACAAGTTCTGAGCGACAGAAGCTTCATTATATGTATCAGGTGGTAGGCTTACTGTAGTTTCTGCAGAATAGGTACCATTCGTCTTTGATGCAAAACTTACCGACTCCAGATCGGAGGCAGAGACTATCGATGCCAATACTTGATTTATTGCATCCTCTTTCAATTGTTCTGTCACAAAGGTTTCATCGTTGATAATGAAGTCAATAAAGTCAACATTCACAACATTATTAATTTTGTATGTCCTTTGTGAATATCCATTGTAAATATTCTTGACGCGTACAACAATAGAATCGAGTCCGTTCTCTACAGGGATCATTTGTGTGAAATTGATTTTCTGCTTATCAGTTTCCGCACCTACATTATATTCTATAGCTGCTTGTTCTGCGTTATTAATGAATTTGACAAATGAAATCGATTGAATATCACAATCATTAATAATCGTACCCCTCATCCTTAACGGTGTAGTTGTACTTACCGTATTACTATAATCAACATTACCATAAAAAGTTATTTCAGGTTTGTTTTTTATGTCTGTTACTTTGATTATTTGCTCAGCTGTCTTGGATATACCATTTATTGATACAATCTTAATAGCTGTTATATCATCCGAATTTATTAATACATCGACGTTGACCTCTAATGTTTTTGGTTGCCCCTCAACCGGAATCATGATGCGCTTATTCTTATCTATTTCAACATATCCTTTTTCTGTAGTTTTCAGCAATGTAATATATGCATCACGTATACCCGATTCAGATTCTATAGTTGCCTGCACCTTTGTTTCAGCACCTAATATTCCTACTAGATTATCAGCCGAAGCTAACTCTAGTGTAGGTGGAGGGAAAGCATTATCGTCCGAAAAATCTTTATCGTCATCACTACATCCCACCATTATCAGGATCGATAAGAAGGTGATCAATGCAAAATATATTGTATTCTTTTTCATAATTATAATATCCGTATTTATAAAACTAATATTTATACCTCTTAATACCTATGGTGGCACTTGCATTAGTTGACGGTAGCGCACTTATATAGATAAAAGCACAATATTTTCCGTCTTCTGTTTTCATAAATGCGCTACCGTCCTGGCGCAGATCCAGAATGAAATTGAGAGCGTTATCGAAACCTTTGGCTTGCATATCCAGATCATCTACATATATGTTTGTATTGACATCATTTTTTAACTGCCCGTCCCAAACATATAATTTCTTTTCCATCAGAGTCGAATTTTTCTTAGCCCAGGTTGCCGGAAGCGAAAATCCGTCAGGATAATAATTCACAGCCGCAGGAGAAAAGAATGCATGCTTATAATCATACGAAGTAGCGCCTACTGTCTTTTTAGCTGCATATGCATATATGAAGTCTATCTTAGAATATAAGTTCCCGGCTTCCACTTCGCTTATGGTATAGGCTTGCATATCTTCTATCGAAATATAGCGTTTATCATCATTACCTACTCCCAACACTATTTGCTTATTCATATCCATCTCGGATATCTTATAAGTTTCTGTGCGAAGTGAAGTTCGTTCATCTACACCCGATTCGCAGGTAAAGGTAAATGTAACTTCTTTCCCCCGCAGCTCTTCAGGTATTATATAGTGATAGCGAAGCGTTGTGGCTTGAGCATCAATAATGTGTGCAGAAGAAGTGTTGCCCTCTGTTTTACAATCACGTGCAACAATCGTTGAAATATTCTTGCCCGCCTCGGTTCGCCAGGTTACGTTTTCAAAACCGGTCCCGCTCATTCCGGCAACCGGAGCTTCGGCAATTGCCATTTTCAGTTTACCTTCTGTTGTTCCCATCGCGTAAGCAAATTCTATTGTTTCGCCTACAATTAACGGGCCGGTGGTTCTCTTAATATAATCATTCTTTAATGGGCTTTTATCATCAGAGCAGGAGGTCATGATTAGGAAAGCCATCAACAGTATATTTATAATAAATGCTTTTTTCATACTGATTCTTTTTTTTACTGTTATTCTTGTATTGTAACTGTAATCGTATACTCTTTTTTGATCTTACGATTTCCCGAGATCAGGGTAAATTTATGTGGAGTTGAAAAATCAATCCATTTTCCCATCGAAGGAGTTACTGTGATATCATCGGTTACACCACAATATGGCTTTACATGAGTGAGGTTCGTCCCATATTTCGCTACAGCCTTTACCGTACAATTTATTGTATCTATATCTCCATTAGAGTAGGTTGGAACTCTGACTAATACCGATTGGTTATCGGATCCCAACAGATTGAACGAACTCATATAGCATGTGGCTTTATCTGTAATCAAAAGTCCTTTATCATCTACCGGATAATCTTCGCAGGAAACCATTAGGATGGCAGATATTAAAGCGAACAGATATATAATTTTTGTTTTCATATCTATAATTGTTTTTTATTGAGGTCACAGACCTGTTTATTATTTTCGTATCTGAAACAGCAATGGTTAGTTATTACTAAATAATGCTGTCTTAAATACTTTCTTTTACTTATAGCCAGCAATCGTTTTGTTGCAATCTTGGATTTTTTGTTATTTCTCCGGTAGGTATCTGGAATATATAATAACGTAAGAAATCTCTATCCGTTGCATTCAGGAACTGGTTCGCACCCTGCTTTTCTCCCCATGTGTTTACATATTCAAACCCATTAGGTTGCGGCCATACTTCTTCTGCTATCTTCCATCTTCTAATATCAAAAAAACGATGCCCTTCTGCGATTAATTCAATAATCCGTTCTTGTTCGATCGCCTTAAAGAATGTATCCCGGGTATTGAATTTGGTTTTATCTAAATCGGGTAAAGCTGCTCTTCGTCTTATTTTATTTATAAGTTCGAAACATTCGTCGGTAGGTCCATTGTTGTATTCATTTACGGCTTCACAATACATTAACCAAAGATCAGGTAACCTCATCAGGTATGTATCCTGTTGTCCTTCTTCTCTCGGGCCAAAAGCATACTGGCGTACAAATTTTCTGAAAATATACCCTGAGTTTGCAGCCTGTGCATTTATATATGTGACATTATCACCTTGTTTATATTTGAAAATCATAGAATCCGGCCCTACTTTCATTCCATCATCCGAAAGTCGCAACATCTTCTGTCCATCCCACATTACAGTTGCAAACAATCTGTAATCGCGACCTTTATACGACTCTGGATTACAGGCACCACCAGAAAGAGTTTCATTAGAATTAGGAATGAGTGCAGGTGCGTAATCTCCGGTGTTGATCATTTGATATCGGTTTACTAGTCTCAGGTTGGGTGTTACATTTGAACCTCCGGCTCCGGTACTTCTTGTCCCGAAGTCATATATGTAAGTATCCCCTAAGCCTTGCCCGAAGTTTGGGCCGGCATTGCTGGTTGCAAAAATGATTTCTTCGCTATATTCATTTCTTCCATCAAATAAGTCATAGTAGAAGGGTGAGATCGATATGCCGGGAGCTCCATCTTTATACAATTTTCTTCCATACACAGGTTTCATAACTTCGGCAAAATCTATAGCTGCAGCTTTATAATATTGCTCTGCTTCAGTCAAATTCAAATCTTCAGGATACACGGGGTTTTTCTTCCAGCACGCCCAGTATAATTTTATTTTTCCCATATATCCATATACGGAAGCCCGAGAAGCACGTCCTCTTTCTCCCTCTGCTACAATAGGAGGAAGATAATCTTTAGCATAATCCAGATCTTTCAATATATTGTCCTTTATCTCACTTATCGGCGTTTGTGTCAAAGAATATGCTTCATTGTTGTCCTTAAGGATATGGGTATAATAAGGTATGTTTTTCCATAAATCAATCATTCTGAAATAAACAATTGCTCTTAAGAATATTATTTCGGATTTTATTCTCAACAATTGCTTCTGATCATTTTCAGCAGGGAATTTTTGAAGCATTTGTTCGATATGAAATAAGGCGTAATTAGCCCGATTTACGACAGTCCAGCCATTATTCCAATGTGCTCCATATGATGAACCAACGGAAGGAGTCGGGGTGGCCGAACGCGCCCACATAATATCGGAATGTCCATCCCATAGATAGCTTTTGTTAAAGAAAGTGCGTGTGCCCTGATAAACACCATACATGGCTTTTTCAGCATCATCTATATTATTCCAAAATAAAGTTGTGGGCAGTTCCGTTGCTGAGGGGCGATTCAGCAAATCATCTACGCAGGATGTTGATCCTAACATCGCGACGCATAGAAATAATGTAAATATTTTATTTTTCATAATTGTTTTCATAATTAAAATCCGACATTAATACCAAAAGACATTGATTTCATCAGAGGAAATGGATTGTCTCTTTTCGATTCGGTTCCATCTTCATATCTGGCTTTTTCCGGATCTACTCCGTCCCATCCGGTTATTGTAAACAGATTTTCGGCAGAAACGAATATCCGGCATTTGCTAAGAGTTAGTTTATTCAGCACTTTCCTTGGTATATTATAACCGATCTGTAAGTTTTTTAAGCGCAGATAGTCCATGCTTTGCAACCAGTATGATGATTCTTTTCTGTTTCCGGGAGCATTACTCGGGCTTGTATTCGTCCCTACTACACGAGGCAGTTCCGAATAGCGGTTCTCGAGTGTCCATGTACTATAAAGATGTTCATCCAGAAAGGCAACCCGTTGGTCTGCCACATTGGTGGCATACATTACATCTAACCAATAATTCTTGCGTCCGGTGGCAGCTTGAAATAAAGCATTCAGATCGAAGCCATTCCATTCTGCGAAAAGATTTAAACCATAATTGGTATTCGGGCGATGCTCACTAATCTTAGGATAAGCCTTTTTATCGGCTCCAGTAATTTGACCATCTCCATTTAAATCTTCATATAAGATATCACCGGGAGATAAGTTATTATCGTTATGATAAGGTGCATTTAATATTTCTTCCCAAGTCTGGGCAATACCTGTCGATGGCATTACATAATTGAAATAATAAGGCATTCCTATAAATATTTTACTAGGATTTCTTAGTTCATTGTACGATTCTAATTTATTTCTATTGAATGCCATATTAAACGAAGCTCCGTATCTGAATTTATTTATAGAGTTTTCCCATCTGATATTTAATTCGATCCCTTTATTTCGCATATTCCCCATATTGAATCGGGGCGCTGATATCCCTGACAAGAAGGTAGAGAGATCAGAAGGTCGTAGCATGCCTTTAGTAAGTCGGTCATAGTAATCCATCTCTATGTTCAATCTGTTATCAAAGAATCCCAGATCTAGTCCGATATTCAATATATTCGTTTTTTCCCATGAAAGATCATCATTTATCATCTTACGATAACTGAATCCGTGTACAAGGTTGTTACCATTGATCGCATATGGCGTATACAAAAGTATATCCTGCTGTTCTGTGCGGGCTACATCGTTGTTTCCCAATGTTCCGTATGAGAATCTTAGTTTTCCTGAACTTACATATTTCTTGAGTGGTTCATAAAAGCTTTCTTCCGAAAAACGCCAGCCTATAGATCCTGAAGGAAGGAAACTATATTGATGCCCGGGCAGGAATCTTGAAGATCCGTCGACACGGAAACTCAATTCAAGTAAATATTTACTCCATGCCGAATAGTTTATGCGGCCTACATACGAACGAAGTCCTTCGGTTGCTAAAGAGCCGCTTGTTCCCTGCGTTGTTCTCAGTGCACCGTCAATCTCTGTAATTATCGGATGTATACGGTCGTTTCTGCTGGCTGAGAAATTTCGTTCGTGCCAATATTCTTCAGCAAAAACCCCCATTACAGACAGATCATGATTTTTAAATAGCTCTTTCTGGTACTGTAATTTAAATTGTACAAGTTGTTTTCGGCCTTGATCACTTCTGTTTGAAATCCCGGCAGATTCGGGAATGAAGGTTTGAACTGCATTTTCTGTCTGGAAATTATATAGTGATACGCCTGTTGGAGTCTGGTATGATTTCTGAAACTGATTATAGTACCTCAGGCTAAAATCAACCCGAGCTGTCAATCCTTTAATCGGTTCATATTCAGCGTATATGTTGCCATTGAATTCCTGCCTTTCACGTTCGTTACGTCTGGTGTCATAATCGGCAAACAGATTCATTGCATTATTTGCTTCTCCGTATGCCATGACACCTCCATACTGATTCGTTTCATAATTATAAGGGGTTATACCCGTAATGGCTACAGCCAAAGGATTGTTCCCCGAATTCCGGTCCCATAGTCCATCTTCATATGCAAAAGTTGTATTAG
Protein-coding sequences here:
- a CDS encoding endonuclease/exonuclease/phosphatase family protein, which translates into the protein MDIIIKTLLVCFILMNGYINNVNAQKQTQIKVMSYNLRFGELASLEELAEFIKKENPDIVALQEVDVKTYRERAQHQNGKNFISELAFRTGMLSLYGKTIPYMGGYYGIGILTKYPYISAKRILLPMPEGSKEQRAYLVSDIELPDGNIFTFVSTHLDYPTSEVRLAQVDSLNSDLLKHKNPIVLCGDFNAKPDSYEISVCMSEWKQVSNMNFTSPAKNAKSKIDYIFCYPHSKWQIISAETPVIQLSDHLPVIATLELLENQD
- a CDS encoding DUF4466 family protein, which translates into the protein MKKAFIINILLMAFLIMTSCSDDKSPLKNDYIKRTTGPLIVGETIEFAYAMGTTEGKLKMAIAEAPVAGMSGTGFENVTWRTEAGKNISTIVARDCKTEGNTSSAHIIDAQATTLRYHYIIPEELRGKEVTFTFTCESGVDERTSLRTETYKISEMDMNKQIVLGVGNDDKRYISIEDMQAYTISEVEAGNLYSKIDFIYAYAAKKTVGATSYDYKHAFFSPAAVNYYPDGFSLPATWAKKNSTLMEKKLYVWDGQLKNDVNTNIYVDDLDMQAKGFDNALNFILDLRQDGSAFMKTEDGKYCAFIYISALPSTNASATIGIKRYKY
- a CDS encoding RagB/SusD family nutrient uptake outer membrane protein, which encodes MKNKIFTLFLCVAMLGSTSCVDDLLNRPSATELPTTLFWNNIDDAEKAMYGVYQGTRTFFNKSYLWDGHSDIMWARSATPTPSVGSSYGAHWNNGWTVVNRANYALFHIEQMLQKFPAENDQKQLLRIKSEIIFLRAIVYFRMIDLWKNIPYYTHILKDNNEAYSLTQTPISEIKDNILKDLDYAKDYLPPIVAEGERGRASRASVYGYMGKIKLYWACWKKNPVYPEDLNLTEAEQYYKAAAIDFAEVMKPVYGRKLYKDGAPGISISPFYYDLFDGRNEYSEEIIFATSNAGPNFGQGLGDTYIYDFGTRSTGAGGSNVTPNLRLVNRYQMINTGDYAPALIPNSNETLSGGACNPESYKGRDYRLFATVMWDGQKMLRLSDDGMKVGPDSMIFKYKQGDNVTYINAQAANSGYIFRKFVRQYAFGPREEGQQDTYLMRLPDLWLMYCEAVNEYNNGPTDECFELINKIRRRAALPDLDKTKFNTRDTFFKAIEQERIIELIAEGHRFFDIRRWKIAEEVWPQPNGFEYVNTWGEKQGANQFLNATDRDFLRYYIFQIPTGEITKNPRLQQNDCWL
- a CDS encoding TonB-dependent receptor, with amino-acid sequence MRKHFKSLKCRRKIISFICVFTLSCISMIAQNITVSGLIFDNKTKEPLPGTTVVQKGSTHAVMTDVDGKYSITVPSNANLEFTSIGYEKVTLAVNGRTTLDVGLASSIIELDEYVVVGYGIQKKVNMTGAVGMVNIDDKMSSRSISNVSSALSGLIPGLAVQQTSGMAGNNSASLLIRGLGSVNKTSPLIVVDGMPDVDINRIDMNDVSSISVLKDASSASVYGSRAANGVILITTKSGANAEKTQISYNGSYSFSKPTNFYNVFNNYAKALDWQQKTTAAGRNTSPFYTGTVDEWLSMGLIDPIRFPNTDQFDWVTRTGHISSHHISATGSSDKNNYYIGVGMMDEEGFMIRNDHKRYNFRANLDYRLRKDLRVGLRVDGQWTNTTFAYEDGLWDRNSGNNPLAVAITGITPYNYETNQYGGVMAYGEANNAMNLFADYDTRRNERERQEFNGNIYAEYEPIKGLTARVDFSLRYYNQFQKSYQTPTGVSLYNFQTENAVQTFIPESAGISNRSDQGRKQLVQFKLQYQKELFKNHDLSVMGVFAEEYWHERNFSASRNDRIHPIITEIDGALRTTQGTSGSLATEGLRSYVGRINYSAWSKYLLELSFRVDGSSRFLPGHQYSFLPSGSIGWRFSEESFYEPLKKYVSSGKLRFSYGTLGNNDVARTEQQDILLYTPYAINGNNLVHGFSYRKMINDDLSWEKTNILNIGLDLGFFDNRLNIEMDYYDRLTKGMLRPSDLSTFLSGISAPRFNMGNMRNKGIELNIRWENSINKFRYGASFNMAFNRNKLESYNELRNPSKIFIGMPYYFNYVMPSTGIAQTWEEILNAPYHNDNNLSPGDILYEDLNGDGQITGADKKAYPKISEHRPNTNYGLNLFAEWNGFDLNALFQAATGRKNYWLDVMYATNVADQRVAFLDEHLYSTWTLENRYSELPRVVGTNTSPSNAPGNRKESSYWLQSMDYLRLKNLQIGYNIPRKVLNKLTLSKCRIFVSAENLFTITGWDGVDPEKARYEDGTESKRDNPFPLMKSMSFGINVGF